Sequence from the Aspergillus nidulans FGSC A4 chromosome III genome:
CTTTTACTACGGCCCTAACGGGAAGCTCTTGCACCCTCGCGGAGACAGCATCGTCTCGGATGAGAACCAACGCGCGAAGGCTAATAGCAAGGTCACTGAGCAGATCACGCATGCAATTGTAGGGCGCGGGTTTATGGTAGATTATGCGCCGCCTAGCGGGGATGAGAAGGCGGTTGGTGATGGCAAGTTCTTCCGGTGTGTCATTAATGTCCAGACAACGAGGGAGACGGTTGAGGGGCTTGTGAGAGCGATTGAGGAAGTTGGGCCAGGCGTCGTGAAAGGACTACTGTCAGAGGGGGCGTCGGCGGTTAAGAAAAGGCCTGGAGAGCAGGGTCATGGACCTGTTGTCCATCGTGTATGAGCAGGATTTGCGATTGTACTTCTACATAGACATTGACCATAAAGGACGTGATTGTCGGATAAAATAGACTGATTGTATGACAAAGCGGAATGATGCATTCACACTTATCTCCTTATATAATCCACTAGAATATAAATTTCGTATTAACTAGGTAAGGCAATTCAGCTCCCAATCTCAACGCGTTTCTCCAGAATACTCCTAGCCTCCGACTCAGTTAAAGTCTCAACACCCAACTCCGCTAGCGTCTCCCTCGCGCTCTCATTATCCTTGAATAGtctcttctcaacctcccacAATCCTAAACCTTTTTCGGCCGCAGACTCAGCAGGAGCTTTGTCTTCACCTTCGGCCACGGGAGTTTGTGCTTCAAGGTTCAGAATGAGGAGACCCTCATTTAATTTCTGAAGGATAAACTTTGAGCCTCCTGCCTGCACTGCGTGGCCGAGAGCTGCATCGACAACGCTATAGAGGTGGTCCATATCACTTGCCAACTGGGCGGCTccggaggcggagaatgTGTTTCGCAGAAGGACATTAGACCAGATATATGTCTGTATGGAAAGGAGGACCTGGCGAACAATGCGACGGAGCGGGGCGACACCAAGTGCGCGAGAGAGGAATGTGATTGATGTGGATAGAGCACGCATGGTCTGTGCGAGGTCCGCGCTTGGGGGGAGATGGCCTGTTGCGGGAACGGAATGGCCAGAGATTGTTGACCAGTTAGATGCACGAGAGTAGGACTTTAGAGCAGACCGAACATTGGATACAAGCGTAGATATGATTATTGACTCGGAGCGTTGTCGGAGGCGACGATATGCGGACGCGGTCTCATCAAAGAGAGCTCCTTCCGGCGTCTCGTCTTGGGAGATCTCTCCGGAAgtgttgttgatggccgAGGATGTGCGTGATGCTACGTCAGCGACGGACATTGTCCCAGCAACATTTTTTCCGCTGTGTTTGTTTTGCTTGATGCGTTCTTGCAGTTCAGACCAGAGTTCCACGAAAAAGACTTCATTGCTCCAGTcatccatcttcttctcgaggTATTCTGCGCTTCCAAAGACTCTGCAGAGTCGCTCTAGCCCGGCAATGCCCTCAACACTGGCTTGTCCATCAGCGCCCTGCACAGTGCGGCCGATTGTTGAGGTCATGGCAAGGTAGGCCTCCAGCGCTGAGTGCAGGCGCTCATGGAATCGATCAAATAGTGTGATCTGAATGTCTATAAGAAATCGGAGCTTTTGACTGAAAGATGACAAGGGTTGGTATCGCTCAGTGATAGTCTCCAAAAGATCGTTCACACGAATAGCGGCTCTAGTTGGCTTGGTCGCGGTTGGCTCAACTCCGTCGTAGTCGAGATGGCCACTATCTGGTGTATCCACGATTTCCTCGTACCGGGCTAGTGCAAAGTCTTTCTCGACTTGGAGCCATCGGTCAAACCATCCTTCCTTCGACAATACCTCCCACGTAAGTCCCCTCCAATCTTCTTGCGAATAAGGATAGGGTAAGTAGTTCCAGGTCTCACGAATGCCGTTATCATAATCCATCAATTCATGCACGAAATGACTGAGTAACTGTGGATGCGCGGAAATCTGCGGAAGGTAGGTCGTGATTTTGTGTCTTACCATCGGCAAAATAGCGGTAATATATGCATCAGAGGCACTGAGAAAGTGCCATGCGAGTTGATCACCCACGGTTTTGGATTTCTGGTTGAAGATGGGCTGGAGGTATGAAGTGAAAAACGCGCCGAAGTTGTTTATCAGATCCGTTGTATGGGCAAGGAAGTACTCAGGCTACGTCGTTAGAGGCTTGCGCTATTAGTCGAATTGGGGTACGTACCTTGTCCAGTCGATTTGTTGGCTTGTCACCGCTGAAATGGTACTTGAAACGGAGCTCCAGCGGATGTACCATGGCCTCCAATGCGAACAAAACCGGCGGTTGAACAATTTTCTGACTCGCAGAGTCGTGGGTTTCGAGCTCCCTGTTGATTCAATCAGCAGTGAACGTATACAGAATTTCCGAGCCACACATACGGAATTTGCAGGTCAAGAAGTAGCTCAACGTTGTCCGCCCATTGGTTTCTGAGATTTTCCGGGAAGTTCAGTTCCTTGGACGGCCAATTCATCTGCTCCAAAGTAGACCGGAGCCGATTTGTGAATTCCATTTTCATCTGTTCTCTTAGCCTGGACGCCATTTGCCCTACGTAGTCAACCAGATGTGGACTTGCGccctctgcagctggctgGGCCTTATCCAATGATTCCACGATGTTCCGCAGCTGAGTATACGATGCGATTGCTAATCGAGCCTCAGACTTGATATTCCGCAGCGCTTCCTTACTACGGTTATTCTCAGCGATCAGGCCAACTTAAGAGCCTTCGTAGCACCATACCTCAATTCCTCAGCATCTTTCAGCAACGCGACATAACTCTGTGATAACTCGAGCCTTCGAAGTTTCTTGATACTGGCCTCAAAGCGCTTCGCCGCCTCGTCGCTAGCGTTGGATCCTGTCAAGGTCTTGAGTCGTCGGTCAATATCGGCTTGTTGGTCATTGAAAGCTTCGGCTTGTTTACGGGTGGTCTCGACATGATCGTGGGCGTTTCGGGTGGCAACCGAGAGTGCTGCCTGTGCTTCAGCTAGCTATATGATCTTGTTAGCAGAACGAATGAAAGTTAACTCGGTCAGTGTTGGTTCATGCCTGTTTCCGCTGGAGCTCATGCTGGGCCCGCAATGTTGAGAGGAGCGAGTCAAGGCTTGCGAAGTCGGCAGATGTTTGTATCTTATCATTGAGGTAGTCTTCAACCCTCGTCCGCTCGTGTGCTGACAGAGCCGACACCCTGTTTGCCATTTTGCGGCTTTGGTgggaaggggagaagaacaGCGAACGATGGTGTCGTCGCGAATGATCAtcgccgcagcagctcccCTCCGCTCGGGGTCGGAGCTCTTGGAACTTCCCCAAACCAATCAACCATAATTCAGCAACTCGCTCGACGTCATGAAACTCATAATAGGCACCAACCCAGCTAATTTTATATTATCGCTACCTACGTGACGGTTCAATATGTCGAGCCCTGCCAAAAAGCGCAAGAGAGACACCCAGCCCACACGCAGCATCGCGTCATTCTTCCAGGGCCAAACGGCCAAGCAGACTGAGAAATCGGAGCAGTTAGCTTCGCTGGCAGACACAGAACAGCATCTATCTGACGAAGCTCTTGCTCGGAAGCTTCAGGCTGAATGGAATAACGAGCAAGATTTCGCGTCTCCCGCGACTGTACCTCATTCCGAACCTACCGCCGCATCCCCCTCACCAGAGAAGGATCgagaacagaagaaggccaaggttgGAGTGCTCTCATTGCAGTCATCAACAGGAACCGAGGACACGATATCTTTATCTGTCCCTTTCGATCAGAGCCCTTTGGTATTCGATTCCTCTAGGTACGCTGGAGAGTTGAAAGCGCACTGGTCGGCGGAGGGTGGGAATGCTTCGTATGCTCTTCTTACTAGAGCATTCGTTCTTGCAAATTCAACTACCAGTCGTATCAAGATTGTCGATACATTGGTCAACTTTCTCCGGGTTCTCATTGAAGGGGATCCTTCGAGCGTACTCCCCGCAGTATGGCTGGCAACAAACTCCATTTCCCCGCCATATCACGAACTCGAGCTCGGGCTCGGCGGGTCTTCGATATCTAAAGCCTTCAAGAAGATCTACGGCCTGAATAGCCAAGGGCTTAAATCGTTATATGATAGGCTTGGTGATGCCGGCGATGTGGCGTTTGAGGCAAAAAAAAGGCAGAGCTTCACCTTGATCAAGCCTAAACCATTGAGTATAAAAGGCGTCTATCAATCTCTGATAAAGATCGCTATGAGCAAGGGCAGCGGAAGTCAAGAATTGAAACAACGTATCGTGGAGAAGCTTTTACAGGACACTCGAGGTGCAGAAGAAAGTCGGTACATCGTGAGGACCCTCGTCCAGAACTTGCGTATCGGTGCTGTAAAGACGACTATGCTTATTGCGCTTGCCAGAGCCTTCCTAGTCTCCAAACCAGATAATGCAACTTTTACTGTGCATAGTCAACACGAACTAGCTCGCCTCAAGAAGGAAGAACTCGCAGAAATCTATAGCAGCGCAGAGGAGCTGGTCAAAGCGTCTTATGCCAGACATCCGAATTACAACGACCTTGTGCCCTGCCTTCTCGAGATCGGAGTCACCGAGGAACTTCTGCTACGGTGCGGGTTGCAGCTTCATATCCCACTGATGCCAATGTTGGGTAGCATTACTCGCGATCTCTCGGAAATGTTGACAAAACTTCAGGGGCGAGATTTCACCTGTGAGTTTAAGTACGATGGACAACGTGCCCAGGTACACTGCGACGAGGCAGGCAAAGTCTCGATATTCTCCCGACATCTAGAAGAAATGACAGAAAAGTACCCCGATCTTGTGTCTCTTGTTCCTCAAATACGAGGAGAAGGTGTTTCTAGCTTCATCCTAGAAGGTGAAGTGGTTGCCGTCGATCAAAACGGAGAGCTCCAACCTTTTCAGATTTTGACCAACCgagcgaagaagaatgtTGACATTGGGGAAATCAAGATCAATGTTTGTCTTTTTGCCTTTGATTTGATGTACTTGAACGGCGCACCCCTGCTGGAACGGTCTCTGCGCGAGCGAAGAGAATTGCTGCGAAGTCTCTTTATGGAGATACCGAACCGCTTTACATGGGTCAAAAGCCTCGATGCTACGTCAGCCGATTCCGAAGCCGTTCTGGACTTTTTCAAGAGTGCCACAGAGAACAAGTGCGAGGGTATAATGGTCAAGGTGCTCGACAATACGCTTGCCACTAATGGGTCCGACAGCACCAACTCTAGCATCACTGCAACGccgaaagcagaagcaaaggaAACGAAGAAAGGT
This genomic interval carries:
- a CDS encoding RINT-1 family protein (transcript_id=CADANIAT00005521), giving the protein MSRPPTLTGSNASDEAAKRFEASIKKLRRLELSQSYVALLKDAEELSKEALRNIKSEARLAIASYTQLRNIVESLDKAQPAAEGASPHLVDYVGQMASRLREQMKMEFTNRLRSTLEQMNWPSKELNFPENLRNQWADNVELLLDLQIPELETHDSASQKIVQPPVLFALEAMVHPLELRFKYHFSGDKPTNRLDKPEYFLAHTTDLINNFGAFFTSYLQPIFNQKSKTVGDQLAWHFLSASDAYITAILPMVRHKITTYLPQISAHPQLLSHFVHELMDYDNGIRETWNYLPYPYSQEDWRGLTWEVLSKEGWFDRWLQVEKDFALARYEEIVDTPDSGHLDYDGVEPTATKPTRAAIRVNDLLETITERYQPLSSFSQKLRFLIDIQITLFDRFHERLHSALEAYLAMTSTIGRTVQGADGQASVEGIAGLERLCRVFGSAEYLEKKMDDWSNEVFFVELWSELQERIKQNKHSGKNVAGTMSVADVASRTSSAINNTSGEISQDETPEGALFDETASAYRRLRQRSESIIISTLVSNVRSALKSYSRASNWSTISGHSVPATGHLPPSADLAQTMRALSTSITFLSRALGVAPLRRIVRQVLLSIQTYIWSNVLLRNTFSASGAAQLASDMDHLYSVVDAALGHAVQAGGSKFILQKLNEGLLILNLEAQTPVAEGEDKAPAESAAEKGLGLWEVEKRLFKDNESARETLAELGVETLTESEARSILEKRVEIGS
- a CDS encoding putative DNA ligase I (transcript_id=CADANIAT00005522), giving the protein MSSPAKKRKRDTQPTRSIASFFQGQTAKQTEKSEQLASLADTEQHLSDEALARKLQAEWNNEQDFASPATVPHSEPTAASPSPEKDREQKKAKVGVLSLQSSTGTEDTISLSVPFDQSPLVFDSSRYAGELKAHWSAEGGNASYALLTRAFVLANSTTSRIKIVDTLVNFLRVLIEGDPSSVLPAVWLATNSISPPYHELELGLGGSSISKAFKKIYGLNSQGLKSLYDRLGDAGDVAFEAKKRQSFTLIKPKPLSIKGVYQSLIKIAMSKGSGSQELKQRIVEKLLQDTRGAEESRYIVRTLVQNLRIGAVKTTMLIALARAFLVSKPDNATFTVHSQHELARLKKEELAEIYSSAEELVKASYARHPNYNDLVPCLLEIGVTEELLLRCGLQLHIPLMPMLGSITRDLSEMLTKLQGRDFTCEFKYDGQRAQVHCDEAGKVSIFSRHLEEMTEKYPDLVSLVPQIRGEGVSSFILEGEVVAVDQNGELQPFQILTNRAKKNVDIGEIKINVCLFAFDLMYLNGAPLLERSLRERRELLRSLFMEIPNRFTWVKSLDATSADSEAVLDFFKSATENKCEGIMVKVLDNTLATNGSDSTNSSITATPKAEAKETKKGGRRKALLSSYEPDKRLESWLKVKKDYSASSETLDLIPVAGWHGNGRKAKWWSPILLAVRNPETGGLQAVTKCMSGFSDKFYQANKEKYEEGSPNVISRPSYVEYNGEPDVWFEPQEVWEMAFADITLSPTYPAAIGLRFSDRSLQGISPMPVDDLQLCYRWQENVKGRILAERASAESIVATQLKRPYVALMNIIDYQT